The window GGAGAAGCATCCTCACCTCGACGGGAGGTTGCAGCCGAGTTGCTGATGCTGGTGAACTGCCTGGAGTTCAGACAGGCTTTCCGGGCAGTTTTCCAGGAGGCTGACAAGTGGCGTTTCCACgttgatgatgaagaagaagaagaggaggaggtgatcaGAGAGGCCCAGTCCCTCAGCTGGTTCGCGGTCCTCCAGGCCAGTGAGGTGTCACAGAGCAGCCCAGATGGAGTCACGATCCCCTGGCAGAGCAGCTCGTCTCTGCAGAAGGGATGCCCGGTGGTTGCATGTGGCTCCCCCTTCGGCTCCCTCTGCTTGGACCTCTTCAGCAGCACCCTCAGCAGGGGCATCATCAGCAACCTCTCCGGGGAGGACAACGCCGTCATCCTCACGGACGCGCGGTGCCTGCCGGGCACGGAGGGCGGAGGGTTGTTCTCGGTGAGAGGCGCAGACAGTGTGCGTCTCCTCGGGCTGATCGTGTCCCCGTTTGGTTGGAAGGCAAACGAGTGGATCGGCCTCACTCTAGTCTGCTCGGTCCAGATGGTCTTTAGGAGCATCCTCCGCTGCAGGAGGGGGGGAGGTCAAGGTCAAGATCCGCTCCGAGATGTTTGGCTCCGTCCGGGAGAGCCTGGCCTCCTCATGGCCAAAGCAGGACAGGAGATAAGAGCTGTCAGAAGCCCCACTGTGTGCTTGGTGGACAGTGGACAGTTCTGGGGGTCAGGGGTCGTTGTCGCCTCTCAGCTGGTCGTGACCTGCCGCCACGTGGTCAACGGGAGGTCGACAGTCACCCTGAAGTTCCATCTCAGGGACAGGTGACAGCACATCTTAACCCCtgtctacagtaccagtcaaaagtttggacacaccttctcattcactGGTTTTTcctaaatttttatttttatttttttctacattgtagattaatattgaagacatccaaactatgaaggaacacatatggaattatgtggtaaacaaacaaatgctcaacaaaccagaatatgttttatatgttagattcttcaaagtagttgaatgagaaggtgtgtccaaacttttgactggtactgtaagtgtGTGCTGTCGGGTTCTCCACAAACACAACCCTTCACTGTACAGAAAGGGATTCAATGAAAATTCATcccaaacacattaaaaaacacgTTTAATTGTCAAAGCAAACCCTTTTGACTGTTACAGGACAACCACAGGTGGAACTAATAACGTTAACGATGTGTCAGTCCAAGTTAAGTGCCCCTGTAAACAATGCTGGTATGCCATGACATGTTGAGATATCTGCTGTGACCTTTGAACTCAAACCACATACTGCTTTTAGTTTGTGGTTCTTGATGCCCCAGAAACAAACTCAACATCTGTCTTTCAAAAGGCACAATAATGCCgtagtaagtaaaaaaaaaaaagtaagatataagtcacaaagtgcttaaaTGGGGAAGAAAACATAACTAACACCAGGTGAACATACAAGGGCCATCAATTTACAAGGTCAGTTTTTAGAACATGAAACCTATTAAGAGAGGCACTATAGacagtaaaatacacaatacaaaTCAGTGAAACTGACAAATCCTTTCATTCAAAAGGCCCTTTACAgccacccacacaggtgttttcacttattttgcCTGATTGGACCACGTCTCACGACTGTGTGTGTTCGATTGATAAATCCCTTTTCTTCCACCTATTAAGACTAACagtcacatcatttttttattttatttagattctTTCAAAAACATCTCATCAGAAAGTGTCACAGCAAAATTCATCCATGTGTCTTTCCAAAATATTTGGTTCCTCACCATATGTGGTTGTATATTTGTTATACATATGTGGTCTGTATTACCTTCACCATTTAACATGGACTTTGGTTATCGCATGTTAATTACCAGAGAGGTAACCACTTCCAACTTTAACTTGTGCAGAGGTTTAATCAAACAGAtgaaacacctgtgtgggttcAGGGCCTTTCAATATGCTGTCATTTTTCTGATCACAGTGTCAAGTGATTCGGTACAAACAATGCAGAATATATAATgtatgctgtttgttttgacGACTTCTGTTTCACAGAGTCAGTGATGTGGTGGGTGATGTGCTGTTTTCCACTAAAGCCTCCTCACCCTTCGATTTGGCTTTGGTGCAGCTGAGGGACTCTGTCACAGAGGCTGTGGTGCCTCACATGGCTCAGAGTTTTAATCCAGGTTTGATTTCAGTCTTGTTTCgtcaaaacagttttttgggggggagttACATCTGGCTTTATATTGAGTTCCAGAGGAGATCAGTCTCTTTATCCTAATTAAGACTGTTATAAGATTGATTTTCAGCTTGGTTTTTCTGCCTACAGGGGAACCTGTAGTTGTGGTGGGATATGGAGGCTTGGGTCGGAGATGTGGTCCGTCCCTGACCTGTGGTGTCCTCTCAAAAACCATCAGCCTGAATGACCAGCCGGTCATGCTTCAGACCACTTGTGCAGTGCAGGCAGGGACCAGTGGGGGTGCTGTGGTACGGACATGCTCAGGAGAGCTGCTGGGTAAGAAAACCCTGCAAATACAAAATCATGTACTGCTTTTTGATCAGTGGGGGGCATATGATGAccataaaaaactaaactgtaaCAATGGACCCATGTGTGGAGAGATAAGGCAGCTATACACACACCAGATCGCTCTCTCTGCACtgctgtatttacattttttaaactataaggattattttctgttttgcagGTATCGTGTCCAGCAACACAAGAGACTTTGCTGCTGAAGTGACTTACCCGCACCTCAACTTTAGCATCCCAGTGACTGTTTTCCAGAGATTGTTGCAGCATTTTCACCAGACAAAGGATGTTAATGTGTTCAGGGCGTTGGATACCACAGAAAAAGAAGTCGGCACAGTGTGGAGGCTGCAGAGTGCACAAAGCAAACTATAACTGAAGACCCCTGCAGCTTGAGATATGCTAGAGGAAAGGATTGGATGGTTAAATCAATATGGATTATATGTCAAAtctaaattaaataatacattttatattggGTGTAATTTTTAAAACCATTTGTTTCATACCTCACTTTGTAAGAAGACAGACACAAAGTCACAGATCTGAAAGAGTAAAtgcaattataattattaatttctAATGTTGATTCTGTCAACCAGAATGATGTAGTAAACTGtaaattattgattaaatattgatGTTACATTTGACTTTAATACCAGCTAAGATTGTTTTAatatactgtaatgtaattatattaataaaaaagtttattctGGTGACATTTTGATGTACTTTGGGTACATTTCTGTACACAATTGTCACAAATGAATCGCATGACAACCTAAATTTAGAACCGGAAGGCTGAATAAAGCAAGAATAAATTATTCCCTATGTAAATTCATGAAGCTAGCTAGATAGAACAATGAGAATGGATAGACAAAAGTGCATCAGGTTTCACCCTTATCCATTTAACAGTTACAGTAtgaagaaaacacatgacactTTGCATGT is drawn from Anoplopoma fimbria isolate UVic2021 breed Golden Eagle Sablefish chromosome 6, Afim_UVic_2022, whole genome shotgun sequence and contains these coding sequences:
- the tysnd1 gene encoding peroxisomal leader peptide-processing protease, which gives rise to MEVKEVEKCCCVVQVFEDFSAKKPVSCSGVIVHPQTGTVICSGVPFSRFTTDRGSLSSDRSCLSPHSFREKLNIRVSFSARGEASSPRREVAAELLMLVNCLEFRQAFRAVFQEADKWRFHVDDEEEEEEEVIREAQSLSWFAVLQASEVSQSSPDGVTIPWQSSSSLQKGCPVVACGSPFGSLCLDLFSSTLSRGIISNLSGEDNAVILTDARCLPGTEGGGLFSVRGADSVRLLGLIVSPFGWKANEWIGLTLVCSVQMVFRSILRCRRGGGQGQDPLRDVWLRPGEPGLLMAKAGQEIRAVRSPTVCLVDSGQFWGSGVVVASQLVVTCRHVVNGRSTVTLKFHLRDRVSDVVGDVLFSTKASSPFDLALVQLRDSVTEAVVPHMAQSFNPGEPVVVVGYGGLGRRCGPSLTCGVLSKTISLNDQPVMLQTTCAVQAGTSGGAVVRTCSGELLGIVSSNTRDFAAEVTYPHLNFSIPVTVFQRLLQHFHQTKDVNVFRALDTTEKEVGTVWRLQSAQSKL